The Gemmatimonadota bacterium DNA segment ACGGGCAATCTCACCAGGTGAGCATCGTCCCCAATACGGCCCAGGACCTGGACCGGGAGACCGGGGACGTCATCGATATCGGCCAGATCGGCATTACCCAGCAGGATCACCTGAAGCGCAGCCCGGTGGGGCTTGTCTCTTCCGTCAGCCTGGCCGGGACGCAGCTGGCCGCCGTCACCTACACCATACTCGGTTTCGTCAAGAAGCTGGTCATGGGCCAGGTGTCCACCGACTCGGTGGGCGGTCCCATCGCCATCGCCCAGATGGCCGGAGACAGCGCCCGCCAGGGTCCGAGCAGTCTCTTCAGTTTCATGGCCTTTCTGAGCATCAACCTCGCCATACTGAACCTGTTGCCCATACCCGCGCTGGACGGCGGCCAACTGCTCATCCTGGGCGTCGAGAGCGTGCTGCGGCGTCCGCTTTCGCTCAGGTACCGGCTGGTATGGCAGCAAACAGGCATGGCCCTGCTGCTCTTGCTCATGGTGTTCGTGGTGTTCAACGACGTTACGCGGATATTCCGGTAGACACGTGATGACAGGTGCGAATATGACGGCGGGAAGCCGGTCGGCCGCAAGAGCCACTGCCTGGGGAATCTTGCTGCTCTGCGTGGTGCTGGCGGGCATCCATCCCCCCCTGCACGCGCTCGGCCAGGTGAACCGCGCCAAGGCCCTGGAGTTCTATGCCCAGGGCGGCCTCTACGACGCGCAGAACGACCGGGTCAACGCGATCAAGGCCTATCTGCAGGCCCTCGAGTACGATCCGACCTCCGCCGAGATCCACACCGCGCTGGCTGTGGACTACTACCTCGTGACTCAACGCGACCAGGCGCGGCAGCATGCCGCGAAGGCGGTGGAACTGGATTCGACGGCGACGGACGCATGGCTCGTGCTGGGAAAGTACAACGCCGACCTGGGCAGGTACCTGCCGGCCCGGGCCGCGTTCGAGCGGGTCGTCTCGCTGGAACCGGGTAACATCGAAGCCCACATCGCCCTGTCGCAGCTGGCGGAACGCCTGAACGACAGGGAGGCCGCCCTTCGGGCGCTGGAAACGGTGAGCCGCCTGGCCCCCCGCAACGCCGAATTCCATTTCAAACTGGCCGACGCCTACCGGAAGCGGGAGATGTACGACAAGGCGGTCATCGAGCTGCAGAAGGTCCTCGACGACTACCCGGATTCGATCCCGGCACGGGTGGCCCTGACGGAAATCTACGAGTTCAGGCGGCAGTGGGACCGGGCCGTGGCCATGTACCGGGAGATCATCGCCCTGGGACCCGATCGGGAAGCTGCCCTGAGGCACCGGCTCGCGCGGATCCTGATGTTCCTCGGCAGGCCCGACGAAGCGGCCGCCGAGTACCGGTTGCTGCTCGAATCCAACCGGACGTCCCCAGCGCTGTGGGCGGAACTGGGCGATGCTTACCAGGCCGGCGGCCGTGACGATCAGGCGCTGGCGATCCTGCGGGAGGGCCTGGATGTTCATCCGAATTCATCGGAAATCCTCGGAGCCCTTGGAGAAGCGCTGCTCAACCAGGACAAGCCGGAAGAGGCCGTCGCTCCGTTGACGAAGGCCGTCTCCTTGAACGGGGAGGATGCGAAACACTGGATCAACCTCGGCCGGGCATACCGGAGTACCGGGAATCTTGAGCGGGCCGTGAGCACGCTGAGGGAAGGCCTGGGCGTCATGGGAGAGAACCCCGATCTCTTCATGCACCTCGGATTCGTCTACCAGGAATCCGGCGCCCATCCCCTTGCCGTCGCCGCTTTCAAATCGGCCATCCGGGTAGATTCCGGACACGCGCGAAGCCGGATAGCACTGGGATACGCCCTCATTGAACAGGGCATGTTGCAGGATGGGATCGCCGCCCTGAAAGAAGGCGTGGAGTCGCTGCCGGACGACGTCACCCTTCGCCTGAACCTGGCGAACATCTACCTCGAACACGAAATGTACAACCAGTCCATCGACCAGGCTCAGAAGAGCATCGGGATAAACCGGCACGACCCCCGGGGATGGATCAGCCTGAGCCTGGCCTATCTGCGGCAGGACAAGCACGAACAGGCGGAGCGCGTGCTCAGCCAGGCCCTGTCGTTCCTGCCGGAGATCCCCGAGCTTCACCTGTACCTGGGCGTCAGTTACCTGTCCCGCGAGGCGTTCGAACAGGCGGGGACGCAATTTCGAAGGGTCGTGGACCTCAATCCGGAGGATGGCAGGGGATGGATAAACCTCGGCCTGGTGCACCTGCGCCAGGAAGACTTCGAAGGCGGTATCCAGGTCCTCCGGGACGGCCTTGAAATCGATCCGGAGAACCCCGAACTGTGGTTCTACCTCGGTTACGCCCATACGGAGCAGGAAAAGTACGAGGAAGCCATCGAGATCACGGAACAGGCGGTAGCGCGCTTCCAGGCTCACCACCGCCTCCATTTCCTGCTCGCGCAGAACTACGACCAGTCGGGCCAGTTCGAGAAAGCCGTGGCCACCTTCGAGACCGCCCTGACCATCGATCCCGACGACATCTACACGCTGAACTACCTGGGATATATCCTGGCCGACAAGGGCCTGCGGCTGGACGAAGCCAAGGTGATGATCGAGAAAGCCCTCGAGCAGAGCCCGGAGAACGGTGCCTTCCTGGATAGCCTGGGATGGGTGTATTTCAGGCTGGGCGACTACCGGAAAGCGCGGTTCTACGTGGAAAAGGCCCTCCAGTTCGAAGATACGAGCGCCACGGTACACGACCATCTCGGGGACATTTACAGCCGGCTCGGCATGAAAAGAAGCGCCATCCGCTACTGGGAGCGCGCCCTCGAGATGGAAGACGTGACCCCCGAGGAATCCGAAGAGATTCTGCAGAAACTTCAAGATGCCAGGTAAACCGACCGGTCCGGTCCGGTCCGGCCGCGGTTGGCGGGGCCGGATACTCGCCTGCGCCGGTCTTTTGCTGTTTTCCTGTCGACCTCCACATACCGTACCTGTTCCTCTGCCGGTTGATCAGTTGCTGCGGGAAATGGATGAGGCCTCGGCGCGCCTGCGGGATCTAAGAGGCAGCGCGCGCATCGAGACCTCTTTCAAAGGCCGGCGGGGCCGGGCGTCGCTTCGGATTCGGTACCACAGTCCCGCGCGATTCCGCATCGATGTGCACGGCACCATGTTCCAGGTGCCCGACATCCTCC contains these protein-coding regions:
- a CDS encoding tetratricopeptide repeat protein, whose product is MTGANMTAGSRSAARATAWGILLLCVVLAGIHPPLHALGQVNRAKALEFYAQGGLYDAQNDRVNAIKAYLQALEYDPTSAEIHTALAVDYYLVTQRDQARQHAAKAVELDSTATDAWLVLGKYNADLGRYLPARAAFERVVSLEPGNIEAHIALSQLAERLNDREAALRALETVSRLAPRNAEFHFKLADAYRKREMYDKAVIELQKVLDDYPDSIPARVALTEIYEFRRQWDRAVAMYREIIALGPDREAALRHRLARILMFLGRPDEAAAEYRLLLESNRTSPALWAELGDAYQAGGRDDQALAILREGLDVHPNSSEILGALGEALLNQDKPEEAVAPLTKAVSLNGEDAKHWINLGRAYRSTGNLERAVSTLREGLGVMGENPDLFMHLGFVYQESGAHPLAVAAFKSAIRVDSGHARSRIALGYALIEQGMLQDGIAALKEGVESLPDDVTLRLNLANIYLEHEMYNQSIDQAQKSIGINRHDPRGWISLSLAYLRQDKHEQAERVLSQALSFLPEIPELHLYLGVSYLSREAFEQAGTQFRRVVDLNPEDGRGWINLGLVHLRQEDFEGGIQVLRDGLEIDPENPELWFYLGYAHTEQEKYEEAIEITEQAVARFQAHHRLHFLLAQNYDQSGQFEKAVATFETALTIDPDDIYTLNYLGYILADKGLRLDEAKVMIEKALEQSPENGAFLDSLGWVYFRLGDYRKARFYVEKALQFEDTSATVHDHLGDIYSRLGMKRSAIRYWERALEMEDVTPEESEEILQKLQDAR